ACGAGGCCGTCCAGCGGGTCACCTTGGTGACCGACCGGGACCGGGTGGTGGCGGTGGCCGGCGGGCCCACCCGGGAATACGCCAACAAGCCCATCGGCCCCGTGGTCATGGAGGCCATGGACGAGCGCCGCACCCTGCTGTTCCAGCCGGGGGACCACCAGCACGAAGGCGCCCTCCTGGGCGACGGCGACGAATGTCCCTTTGCCGCCGAGGTCATAGCGCCCATCGTCGTCAGCGGCGACCCCATGGGGGCCATCATCATCTGCACCCGCAACCCCGAAGAGGAGATCGGCCGGCTGGAAACCAAGCTGGCGGAGACGGCCGCCGGCTTCCTGGCCCGCCACATGGAGGAGTAGGCAGTCCACCCCCGCCTGCCGGTCAGGTTCTGCTGCCTGCCGGCTTCCCGTCCACGGCAGCGGCTCGGGATGGGCTTACCCCTTCCGGTCATCATCTTTGGCCACGGAAATCAGTTTCTGCTTCGTTTTCCCTTGCCCGTCACTGCCGCGGCTCTGGATCCATAGATTGCCCCGCCGATCCAGGCTGGCCAGCAATACCTGCTCCACGGGACCCACCCGGTGTTTTTCCAGGAGTTCCTCCAATCGCGCTGAGGTCAGGCCCGCCTGTTGGAGGGCCTTTTGATCCACCACTCCGTCGCTGATCAAAATGGCGGGCATGCCGTCCCGCACCGGATCCACGCCCAAATCCGCGGGCTGGACGGGCCGGCGATGGGCTTTAGGCACCACGCTCAACTGGCCCGAAGCTTCCCATACGGCGTAGTCCACGTCGGCAATGTTGGGGGCGTTCTTCAGCCGCAGCTGCTCCAATAGGTCGTCCAGGTTGTAGCGCAGGCGGCGCAGTTCCTTTTCCATGATGCGGCCGTCCCGGATTACCACCGTGGGCGACCCGCCGACCCACCGGCGCACGGGGCGGAATTTCAGGCCGAGATAGGCCAGGGCG
The sequence above is drawn from the Sphingobacteriaceae bacterium genome and encodes:
- a CDS encoding DUF421 domain-containing protein, which produces MAEQLTTIFWRTIFFYFFLLVAVRLMGKHSLNQLSPFDFVVTIMLAETAVMAIEQPQMSVWTGVLPIALLVALEIALAYLGLKFRPVRRWVGGSPTVVIRDGRIMEKELRRLRYNLDDLLEQLRLKNAPNIADVDYAVWEASGQLSVVPKAHRRPVQPADLGVDPVRDGMPAILISDGVVDQKALQQAGLTSARLEELLEKHRVGPVEQVLLASLDRRGNLWIQSRGSDGQGKTKQKLISVAKDDDRKG
- a CDS encoding stage V sporulation T C-terminal domain-containing protein, whose translation is MKATGVVRRIDDLGRIVIPIEIRRSMNIRDGDPLEIFVDKDGEVILKKYSAIADLGDFAQEIAESLHEAVQRVTLVTDRDRVVAVAGGPTREYANKPIGPVVMEAMDERRTLLFQPGDHQHEGALLGDGDECPFAAEVIAPIVVSGDPMGAIIICTRNPEEEIGRLETKLAETAAGFLARHMEE